In one Vibrio sp. VB16 genomic region, the following are encoded:
- a CDS encoding YcjX family protein → MKKIRQEVNDLFHRGMDSHMRLAVTGLSKAGKTAFITSLSNQLLYSSIDDNLPLLSASRDKRLIGAKRVPQTNMMVPRFSYDEAMDSLQEVPAQWPEPTKDVSEIRLALRYKPKKGAKRLLTDSSTLYLDIIDYPGEWLLDLPLLEMSFEQWSETQFSSLKGIRSELAKPWLENLKNLDPLAEANEKEIERISLVYTEYLYRCKEEGLHWVQPGRFVLPGELKGAPVLQFFPYSDTENPEQLKKASKHSVYGMLRTRYQEYQTKVVKRFYKEYFATFDRQIVLVDCLQPLNAGYESFHDMKSALEQIMKSFRYGRSSLLKRLFSPRIDKILFASTKADHVTPEQHTSLLSLLQQMVHPSWQHAAFENIDMECMTIASIRATTTGFVSNGDENVPALQGTTSDGVPLTIYPGEVPEKLPKKEFWENNRFDFNSFRPMESSSDTALNHIRIDKALQYLIGDKLK, encoded by the coding sequence ATGAAAAAAATCCGCCAAGAAGTCAATGACTTGTTCCATCGAGGAATGGATAGCCATATGCGATTAGCTGTTACAGGGCTTTCCAAGGCAGGTAAAACGGCGTTTATAACCTCATTGAGCAATCAGCTTTTATACTCGTCTATTGATGACAATTTACCGCTTCTTAGCGCCTCAAGAGACAAGCGGCTGATCGGCGCAAAAAGAGTGCCGCAAACCAACATGATGGTTCCACGGTTCTCCTATGATGAAGCCATGGACTCTTTACAAGAAGTGCCCGCTCAGTGGCCAGAGCCAACAAAAGATGTCAGTGAGATCCGTCTTGCGTTGCGCTATAAACCTAAAAAAGGGGCTAAACGTCTATTAACTGACTCATCAACTTTGTATCTTGATATCATCGATTATCCCGGTGAATGGCTACTTGACTTACCCTTATTAGAAATGAGTTTTGAACAGTGGAGCGAAACGCAGTTTTCATCGCTGAAAGGGATCCGGTCGGAACTTGCCAAGCCGTGGTTAGAGAATTTAAAAAATCTAGACCCTTTAGCGGAAGCGAATGAAAAAGAGATTGAAAGAATTTCGTTAGTCTATACAGAATACCTATATCGCTGCAAAGAGGAAGGGCTACATTGGGTACAACCGGGGCGCTTTGTTTTGCCAGGAGAGTTGAAGGGTGCGCCTGTTCTACAGTTCTTTCCATACTCTGATACCGAGAATCCAGAACAGCTCAAGAAAGCGAGTAAGCATAGCGTTTATGGAATGCTGCGTACTCGTTACCAAGAGTACCAAACGAAAGTGGTCAAACGTTTTTATAAAGAGTACTTTGCCACTTTTGACCGACAAATTGTATTAGTCGATTGCTTGCAACCACTGAATGCGGGTTATGAATCTTTCCATGATATGAAAAGTGCATTAGAGCAGATCATGAAAAGCTTTCGCTACGGTAGAAGCTCCCTATTAAAGCGATTATTTTCTCCACGAATCGATAAGATACTTTTTGCGAGTACAAAAGCAGACCATGTAACACCAGAACAACACACTTCGTTACTTTCTCTACTGCAACAGATGGTTCATCCATCATGGCAACACGCCGCTTTTGAGAACATCGATATGGAATGTATGACCATTGCGTCAATCCGTGCCACGACGACGGGATTTGTCTCAAATGGTGATGAGAATGTGCCTGCATTGCAAGGAACGACGAGCGATGGTGTGCCGTTGACAATCTACCCCGGGGAAGTACCGGAAAAACTTCCCAAAAAAGAGTTTTGGGAAAACAATCGTTTTGACTTTAACAGCTTTCGGCCGATGGAGTCGAGTAGTGATACCGCTTTGAACCACATCAGAATCGATAAAGCACTGCAATATTTAATTGGGGATAAACTTAAATGA
- a CDS encoding YcjF family protein produces the protein MTEYKSKHIFSENIDTPTQDDIELTTHKTFEEQVKFVPAALEEEPAELAEQQLESIIRPSKKRKWLGAGLLVVFTGLIGWQAADTVITAVQSSNWLSVGWSLFMASIAGLGISAIGKELLKLRRLRHHFSVHEQSEALLKSSGLGKGKPFCEQLAKESGISDVNPSFNRWQNAINDTHNDAEILQMYEGMVITKQDQQAKAIVAKLSTEAAVLVAVSPLAIVDILLVAWRNFKLIDELAQVYGVELGYWSRLKLFKLVLVNMAVAGATEVATDAGMDLLSMDLAGKVSTRVAQGFGVGILTARLGLRAMSLLRPIPWNQESKVRLGEIRKILLMKLKNTL, from the coding sequence ATGACAGAGTATAAATCTAAGCATATCTTTTCTGAGAATATCGATACACCAACGCAAGATGATATCGAACTGACTACTCACAAAACATTCGAAGAACAGGTCAAATTTGTTCCTGCGGCGTTAGAGGAAGAACCAGCAGAGTTAGCTGAACAACAACTAGAGTCAATTATCCGGCCGAGTAAAAAACGTAAATGGCTAGGTGCGGGTTTGTTGGTTGTATTTACAGGCTTAATCGGTTGGCAAGCCGCAGACACTGTGATTACAGCGGTACAATCATCGAATTGGTTATCGGTAGGATGGTCTCTGTTTATGGCATCAATCGCTGGGTTGGGAATTTCGGCAATTGGTAAAGAGCTATTAAAGCTAAGAAGATTGCGCCATCATTTTTCTGTACATGAGCAAAGTGAAGCGTTATTAAAAAGCTCAGGACTTGGTAAAGGAAAGCCTTTTTGTGAGCAATTGGCAAAAGAGAGCGGGATTAGCGACGTCAATCCGAGCTTTAACCGCTGGCAAAACGCAATAAACGATACGCACAACGACGCAGAAATATTGCAAATGTATGAAGGTATGGTCATCACCAAGCAAGATCAGCAAGCGAAAGCGATTGTGGCGAAACTATCAACAGAAGCCGCGGTACTTGTCGCAGTGAGCCCATTGGCTATTGTTGATATATTGCTAGTTGCATGGCGAAACTTCAAACTAATTGATGAGTTAGCTCAAGTGTATGGTGTCGAACTCGGTTATTGGTCAAGGTTGAAACTGTTTAAGTTGGTGTTGGTTAACATGGCGGTAGCAGGAGCAACAGAGGTGGCCACTGATGCAGGTATGGATCTGCTTTCTATGGATCTCGCGGGTAAAGTGTCTACTCGAGTCGCGCAGGGTTTTGGTGTTGGCATCTTAACGGCAAGATTAGGGCTTAGAGCGATGTCCTTGTTACGACCGATCCCGTGGAATCAAGAGAGCAAGGTCCGTTTAGGTGAAATTCGTAAAATTTTGCTAATGAAACTTAAAAATACGTTATAG
- a CDS encoding HD domain-containing protein yields the protein MISDRLSKQLELIMELDRLKSVLRRTRVESADRRLENTAEHSWQVALMAIILQEHSNQPVDITKVVKMLLLHDIVEIDAGDTFVYDAVASENQAEKEQQAADRLFGMLPGDQAMELKGVWLEFEEAQSDEALFAKALDRVIPILMNHQNQGQSWVEHGIARQQVIDINGRIDKGSNALWEKALEMINDSVDKGWLKP from the coding sequence ATGATAAGCGATAGACTAAGTAAACAGCTCGAATTAATCATGGAGCTAGATAGATTGAAATCAGTGTTGCGCAGAACGCGAGTTGAAAGTGCAGACAGAAGATTGGAAAACACGGCAGAACATAGCTGGCAAGTGGCATTGATGGCCATTATTTTACAAGAGCATTCGAACCAACCAGTCGATATCACAAAGGTTGTAAAGATGTTATTGCTGCATGATATCGTTGAAATTGACGCAGGTGATACCTTTGTCTACGATGCAGTAGCATCAGAAAATCAAGCGGAAAAAGAACAGCAAGCGGCGGACAGGCTGTTTGGCATGCTTCCAGGTGACCAAGCGATGGAGCTAAAAGGGGTATGGTTAGAGTTTGAAGAAGCTCAATCAGACGAGGCATTATTCGCTAAGGCGTTAGATAGAGTTATCCCAATATTAATGAACCATCAAAATCAGGGACAAAGTTGGGTTGAGCATGGTATTGCGAGACAACAGGTTATTGATATCAACGGCCGAATAGATAAAGGCTCCAATGCCTTGTGGGAAAAAGCGTTAGAGATGATAAATGATTCAGTCGATAAAGGCTGGCTCAAGCCGTAG
- a CDS encoding fumarate hydratase: protein MNVIRKQDLISSVADALQYISYYHPLDFIKALESAYEKEQSKAAKDAMAQILINSRMSAEGRRPICQDTGIVTCFVNIGMQVQWESDLTVQEMVDEGVRQAYTNPDNPLRASVLSDPAGKRINTKDNTPAVVHINMVPGDKVEVQIAAKGGGSENKTKMVMLNPSDDIAEWVEKTLPTMGAGWCPPGMLGIGIGGTAEKAAVLAKESLMENIDIQDLIDRGPSNAEEALRLDIFDRVNKLGIGAQGLGGLTTVVDVKIKSAPTHAASKPVCMIPNCAATRHTHFTLDGSGPAELTPPKLEDWPQITWEADKNTRRVNLNEVTKEDVKEWKTGETVLLSGKILTGRDAAHKRIQSMLASGEGLPEGVDFKGKFIYYVGPVDAVGDEVVGPAGPTTSTRMDKFTDMMLEETGLMGMIGKAERGPEAIESIKKNQAVYLMAVGGAAYLVAKAIKKARVVAFEELGMEAIYEFDVEDMPVTVAVDSRGANAHQIGPDTWKVKIAEAAK, encoded by the coding sequence ATGAACGTCATTCGTAAACAAGATCTAATTAGTAGTGTGGCTGACGCACTGCAATACATTTCGTACTACCACCCGCTCGATTTTATTAAGGCGTTGGAGAGTGCTTACGAAAAAGAGCAGAGTAAAGCAGCCAAAGATGCAATGGCCCAAATTCTTATTAATTCTCGAATGTCTGCGGAAGGTCGTCGGCCTATCTGTCAGGACACGGGTATCGTCACATGTTTCGTAAACATAGGTATGCAAGTTCAGTGGGAGAGCGATCTGACGGTCCAAGAAATGGTTGATGAAGGGGTGCGTCAGGCATATACGAATCCTGATAACCCGCTGCGCGCATCGGTTTTGTCTGACCCTGCGGGTAAACGCATAAACACCAAAGACAATACGCCTGCGGTCGTTCATATCAATATGGTGCCGGGTGACAAGGTTGAAGTGCAGATCGCGGCTAAGGGTGGCGGCTCAGAAAACAAGACCAAGATGGTGATGTTGAATCCATCAGATGACATTGCAGAATGGGTAGAAAAAACATTGCCAACGATGGGTGCAGGTTGGTGTCCTCCAGGCATGCTCGGGATAGGTATTGGTGGTACGGCAGAAAAAGCAGCAGTATTGGCTAAAGAGTCGTTAATGGAAAATATAGATATCCAAGACTTGATTGACCGTGGGCCGTCAAATGCAGAAGAAGCGCTGCGTTTGGATATCTTTGACCGTGTTAACAAGCTTGGTATTGGTGCTCAAGGTCTTGGTGGACTCACTACCGTTGTAGACGTCAAGATTAAATCCGCTCCGACTCATGCGGCTTCTAAACCTGTTTGTATGATTCCGAACTGTGCCGCTACGCGCCACACACATTTTACACTTGATGGTTCTGGACCGGCTGAACTAACGCCACCAAAACTGGAAGACTGGCCGCAAATCACGTGGGAAGCAGATAAAAACACGCGTCGCGTGAATCTTAATGAAGTGACTAAAGAGGACGTTAAAGAGTGGAAAACAGGTGAAACGGTTTTATTGTCAGGCAAAATATTAACCGGTCGTGACGCTGCTCATAAACGTATTCAAAGCATGCTTGCAAGCGGGGAAGGGCTGCCTGAAGGTGTCGACTTTAAAGGTAAATTTATTTACTACGTCGGGCCCGTTGATGCGGTAGGGGATGAGGTTGTGGGTCCAGCAGGTCCAACAACGTCAACTCGTATGGATAAGTTTACTGATATGATGCTTGAAGAAACAGGTTTAATGGGAATGATAGGTAAGGCGGAACGAGGCCCTGAAGCTATTGAGTCTATTAAAAAGAACCAAGCGGTTTATCTAATGGCTGTTGGTGGAGCCGCCTATTTAGTTGCGAAAGCAATTAAGAAAGCTCGCGTCGTTGCATTCGAAGAGCTAGGGATGGAAGCTATCTATGAATTCGATGTGGAAGATATGCCTGTAACCGTCGCCGTGGATTCGCGAGGTGCTAATGCGCACCAAATTGGCCCTGATACTTGGAAAGTAAAAATAGCAGAAGCAGCAAAATAG
- a CDS encoding DUF2947 domain-containing protein, with product MSYLNLDEYSRKWIFTHQSMPIEEKFFPLIKPMTQARSAQFWKENISNQSPDAERFSNQDWPSKTNSWFNEVNWMEEWESDDAALPTDVLEHIDWQDDVTVYFCYEKYNVVETKWSVFKENWKNFLFYDDGPILLGRRRKEALWFASDGSVKLGEKQ from the coding sequence ATGTCGTACCTAAATTTAGATGAATACAGTCGTAAGTGGATTTTTACTCACCAGTCGATGCCTATTGAAGAGAAGTTTTTTCCACTAATAAAGCCAATGACTCAAGCTCGTTCGGCTCAGTTTTGGAAAGAGAACATCAGCAATCAGAGTCCTGATGCAGAACGATTTTCCAACCAAGACTGGCCAAGTAAGACCAACAGCTGGTTTAACGAAGTAAATTGGATGGAAGAGTGGGAGAGCGATGACGCGGCGTTACCTACAGATGTACTTGAACATATCGATTGGCAAGATGACGTCACCGTCTATTTTTGCTATGAAAAATATAATGTTGTCGAGACAAAATGGTCCGTGTTTAAAGAGAATTGGAAAAACTTCTTATTCTACGATGATGGTCCAATATTATTAGGTAGAAGACGTAAGGAAGCACTTTGGTTTGCCAGTGATGGCAGCGTAAAACTAGGTGAAAAGCAATAA
- a CDS encoding GNAT family N-acetyltransferase produces the protein MWKEFKFHRLDERVGELQVRLATKDDAKLISDYFIKNKEYLRPWEPVREDAFFTEAGWAKKLIKLNELHLLELGFYCLIINRISGDMLGTISFSNLTRFPVHSCSVGYSLDEDMQGKGIMNQALNLACGWMFKVQNMHRISASYMPMNLKSAAVLKSKGFEKVGFAKDYLLINGKWEDHNLTALLNTEWREKI, from the coding sequence ATGTGGAAAGAATTTAAATTTCACCGACTGGATGAAAGAGTTGGCGAACTGCAGGTCAGACTGGCCACAAAAGACGACGCAAAACTTATCAGTGATTACTTTATTAAAAACAAAGAATACCTACGCCCTTGGGAGCCGGTTAGAGAAGACGCTTTCTTTACAGAAGCAGGATGGGCGAAAAAACTGATTAAACTTAACGAACTGCATTTACTCGAACTGGGGTTCTATTGTCTTATCATCAATCGTATTTCTGGTGACATGTTGGGTACCATCTCCTTTAGTAATTTAACCCGTTTTCCTGTGCATTCTTGTAGCGTTGGTTATTCTCTAGACGAAGATATGCAAGGTAAAGGTATTATGAACCAAGCGCTTAATCTCGCTTGCGGTTGGATGTTTAAGGTACAAAATATGCATCGCATATCAGCAAGTTACATGCCTATGAATTTGAAAAGTGCAGCGGTCCTAAAGTCAAAAGGATTCGAAAAAGTTGGTTTTGCAAAAGACTATTTATTGATTAACGGCAAATGGGAAGACCATAACCTTACCGCTTTGCTTAATACAGAATGGCGAGAGAAAATATGA
- the pabB gene encoding aminodeoxychorismate synthase component I: MNTNNFRHISTIPLDYSPSLALTLFTPISELPWSMLLRSASKHHPDSRYDILVTRPIATLVTSGEKTSITHGNEVQESNRDPFALLQETQEALLPNIDIDIDLPFIGGALGYFGYDLGRQIETIPDIATKDIDAPDMAMGIYEWAVVVDHLEQTACIVGNNIEKHLTWLLNLKEVKQTRFALSSQWQSNMSKADYTSKFNAVYKYLHSGDCYQINLAQRFCADYQGSIWQAYQILEQANQAPFSAFIKLENSAVLSISPERFLQIKGQSIETKPIKGTRPRSKNPVKDMENAHDLVNTEKDQAENLMIVDLLRNDIGRVAKPGTVKVPLLFEVESFPAVHHLVSTVAAELATEYNVTDCIRACFPGGSITGAPKVRAMEIIEELEPHRRSVYCGSIGYISRTGHMDSSITIRTLIATEQHLYAWAGGGLVADSQVASEYQETLDKLSQILPILTNY; encoded by the coding sequence ATGAATACCAATAATTTTCGTCACATCAGCACAATTCCACTCGACTACAGCCCTAGCCTTGCGTTAACGCTTTTCACACCAATTTCGGAACTGCCGTGGTCGATGCTGCTCCGTTCTGCTTCTAAGCATCATCCGGACAGCCGTTACGATATATTGGTTACACGACCTATCGCGACACTCGTGACGTCCGGAGAAAAAACCTCAATAACGCATGGTAATGAAGTACAAGAATCCAACCGTGACCCATTCGCCTTACTTCAAGAAACTCAGGAAGCGCTTCTCCCTAATATCGACATAGACATCGATCTCCCTTTTATAGGTGGCGCACTGGGTTATTTTGGGTATGACTTGGGGAGACAAATAGAAACCATCCCTGATATCGCGACGAAAGACATAGACGCGCCAGACATGGCGATGGGTATTTATGAATGGGCAGTTGTCGTTGACCATCTCGAACAAACCGCCTGTATAGTTGGAAACAACATTGAAAAGCACCTCACGTGGTTACTCAATCTAAAAGAGGTCAAGCAGACCCGCTTTGCCCTTTCGTCTCAATGGCAATCAAACATGTCCAAGGCTGACTACACATCAAAGTTTAATGCGGTATATAAATACTTACACTCTGGTGATTGCTACCAAATTAACCTCGCACAGCGGTTTTGTGCCGATTATCAAGGTAGCATTTGGCAGGCCTATCAGATATTAGAGCAGGCAAACCAAGCCCCCTTCTCTGCCTTTATAAAACTGGAAAATAGCGCGGTTTTAAGTATCTCCCCTGAGCGATTTTTACAGATAAAAGGGCAAAGTATTGAGACAAAGCCAATTAAGGGCACACGTCCACGGTCTAAGAATCCAGTAAAGGATATGGAAAACGCCCACGATCTCGTCAATACTGAAAAAGACCAAGCCGAAAATTTGATGATCGTTGACCTGCTGCGCAATGATATCGGTCGGGTCGCAAAGCCTGGGACAGTAAAGGTTCCACTATTATTTGAAGTTGAAAGCTTCCCTGCGGTGCATCACCTTGTTAGCACAGTAGCTGCTGAGTTAGCCACAGAGTACAACGTAACCGACTGCATACGCGCATGCTTCCCAGGAGGCTCTATTACAGGTGCGCCAAAAGTTCGTGCGATGGAGATTATTGAAGAGTTAGAGCCGCACCGAAGAAGTGTTTATTGTGGCAGTATTGGCTATATTAGCCGCACTGGTCATATGGACAGTAGTATTACTATTAGAACGTTAATAGCAACAGAGCAGCACCTATATGCATGGGCTGGCGGTGGCTTAGTCGCCGATAGTCAAGTGGCATCAGAATACCAAGAAACGTTAGACAAATTGAGTCAGATTTTACCGATACTCACGAATTATTGA
- the tyrR gene encoding transcriptional regulator TyrR: MRLEVLCEDRVGLTRELLELLASRNIDLRGIEIDVVGIIYLCCREIEFEAFSELMAQIRRISGVTDVRKIRFMPSERHNTELVSLLANLPDPVLSVSLTGCIDMANHAACELLCKDVDAIIGEQIATYVPSFSFADWIEGEVNRKRESVVIDGLDYVLEVTPVYISGENQDDSVLASAVVTLKSILQDQLKTNFLPESSSVGFEHFVGISNRHKFLISHAKKLAMLDQPLLVEGETGTGKEMIARACHSRSERATKPFLVLNCASMPDDVAETELFGHAPGAFNQGIGHKGIFEQADGGIVFLDEIGEMSPHLQIKLLRFLQDGTYRRVGAEDEIHVDVRIIASTKQNLATLTELGKFREDLYYRLNVLTLSIPSLRERSSDVSPLLDLFIHRYSLQLGISKPSISLEVVEELSNYQWPGNIRELDNMVLRAITQLSGHSLSIDDFQLPKVESSMVNHIGVSLDGSLDEIMKEYESQILDRLYQSFPSSRKLAKRLGVSHTSIANKLREYGIKKL, from the coding sequence GTGCGTCTTGAAGTATTATGTGAAGACAGAGTGGGGCTTACCCGCGAATTGCTTGAGTTACTCGCCTCTCGAAATATCGACTTGCGTGGTATAGAGATCGATGTCGTCGGTATCATATACCTATGTTGTCGAGAGATTGAATTTGAGGCTTTCAGTGAGTTAATGGCTCAAATAAGGCGTATATCTGGCGTAACTGATGTACGAAAAATTCGATTTATGCCAAGTGAAAGACACAATACTGAATTGGTTTCTTTACTGGCAAACCTACCGGATCCTGTATTATCTGTCAGCCTTACGGGTTGCATTGACATGGCAAACCATGCCGCGTGCGAATTACTTTGTAAGGATGTGGATGCAATTATCGGTGAACAAATTGCGACGTATGTCCCTAGTTTCAGTTTTGCTGACTGGATAGAAGGTGAAGTAAATAGAAAACGAGAGTCGGTAGTCATTGATGGTCTCGACTACGTTCTAGAAGTTACACCTGTCTATATTAGTGGAGAGAATCAAGACGACTCCGTCCTTGCAAGCGCAGTAGTGACACTCAAATCAATCCTTCAAGATCAACTAAAGACGAATTTTCTTCCGGAGTCGAGTTCGGTCGGATTTGAACATTTTGTTGGTATTTCCAATAGACATAAATTTCTGATTTCCCATGCAAAAAAATTGGCGATGCTGGACCAACCTCTGCTTGTTGAAGGTGAAACGGGGACCGGTAAAGAGATGATAGCCCGCGCATGTCATTCGCGTTCAGAAAGAGCAACCAAGCCTTTTTTGGTGCTCAATTGTGCATCAATGCCTGATGACGTCGCAGAAACAGAACTATTTGGGCATGCTCCAGGGGCTTTTAACCAAGGCATTGGACATAAAGGTATCTTCGAACAAGCCGATGGCGGAATTGTGTTCTTAGATGAAATAGGCGAAATGAGCCCACATCTTCAGATCAAACTGCTTCGTTTTTTGCAAGACGGTACCTATAGGCGTGTTGGCGCGGAAGACGAAATACATGTGGATGTAAGAATTATTGCCTCGACTAAACAGAATTTGGCGACGCTGACCGAATTAGGTAAGTTTAGAGAAGATCTTTATTATCGGCTTAACGTTTTAACGCTATCTATCCCGTCTCTTCGAGAGCGTTCAAGCGATGTATCACCGTTACTCGACTTATTCATTCATCGATATTCGCTTCAATTGGGTATAAGTAAACCAAGTATCAGCCTTGAGGTAGTTGAAGAGCTATCTAATTATCAATGGCCGGGGAATATCAGAGAGCTCGATAACATGGTATTAAGGGCGATAACGCAGCTTAGTGGACATTCGTTATCCATAGATGATTTTCAATTGCCCAAAGTAGAGTCGAGTATGGTTAACCATATCGGCGTTAGTCTGGATGGGTCATTAGATGAGATTATGAAGGAGTATGAATCTCAAATTCTAGATAGGTTATATCAATCATTCCCATCGAGTCGAAAACTGGCGAAACGCTTAGGTGTATCACATACATCAATTGCAAATAAACTTAGAGAATATGGAATTAAGAAACTGTAA